AGTTTGAGGATCGACCCCTTGGGCCTTTTGAAGCCGATATAGTTTCTCATCTCACCAAAGCTTCGGAAGATTTGGGAATTAAATTTATCTTCAATGCAAAGGTTTCCGAAGTTGAAAAACTTCAAAAAAATTACCGAGTTTCATTTCAGAAAAATTCAAAAACCGAAACCATTACCACGCAAATGGTTTTTAACACTACCGGCCGCGTTCCATCTATCGACGAATTAGATTTGGAAAAGGGAAATGTTGCTTTTGAAAAAGGTGGAATTTCGGTGAACGAATTTCTTCAAAATACTACCAATAAAAATGTATATGCTTGTGGCGATGTTTCGGCAAGCGGGGCGCTTCCATTAACGCCAACTTCTTCACAGGAAGCGCGAATTGTCTCATTAAATATCAGAAAAGGAAATCATACAATAATGGATTTTCCGCCGGTACCTTCGGTGGTTTTTACTATTCCGCAGTTGGCATCAATTGGCTTAACTGAAGAAGAAGCAAAGAAAAAAGGCTACGATTGTGTGGTGGAATATAAAAGTGTGCCAAAATGGTTTAACGCCAAACGTATCAATGAAGAAATTTACGCGTATAAAACAATTGTGGATAAAAAGCGAAATATTGTGTTGGGCGCACATATTATTGCTCCGCAAGCGGGAGAAATGATCAATCTATTTGTGCTCGCAATGTGCGGAAAACTCACTACTGAAAACATAAAAGCCATGATTTTTGCCTACCCAACTTGGGGGAATGATATAAAAGGAATGGTCTGATTGATTTTTGATTGTTGATTGACGATTTTAGATTGCTGATTTTTTTGTCCTTTTCTCTTTTTGTCCTTCCGCCATCGGTCTTACTTCTTATGCCTTTTTGAAATATTCCCTGCATTTATTCATCGGATTTGTGTTTCTATTTTTAAATCCATGGTAGCTGCTGCTCACAAATAAAACCGCTGCAACGGCAATGGCAGAGTAGGCTACTGTTTTACTCACATCCCAATTGGCAACCGCAATAGCAGCCAAAGCCCAAACTCCCACCAAGGCAAATTCGCGCATATTTCTTCGCCATGTAACAACAAGGTTTATTATTCCTGCAATAATTATCATAGTTACTGCCCACGAAACTTCACTGTAACCCCAAGCGTCCCAATCAATACTCGTTAAATATGCCGCGACATTGGCAATACTTGCAACGGTAACCCATCCGCTGTAAAAAACAAAGGGCCAACAAAGAAAGGAAATCACCGAAATTGGCGCGTCCCATAGTTCCATCCGGTTGTTCATCACAATTTTTAAAAGTGAAAAAAGAAGAACGAAAATCGCCAAAATAGAATACTCCATAAATCCGTAAAGCCAAAATGTAATCCACATCATATTTGCAAAGCACGAAAGCACAAACCACCAGCCGGTTTTTATTATAAAATCATCATCGCGCACTTTTGTGAAAAGACTTCGGCTTTGGTAAATTATAAATCCCAAAAGCATTAAATATATCAATCCCCAAATGGAAAAAGCATATCCTGCCGGTGTAAAAAGATTTTTTGAGGATTCCGAAATTTCTCCAATGGTAGTATCATTTATTGCGCCGGTATTCGATAAATAATTCACCAAAACCATCGCAATAAACATGACAATATTGGCTATTTGTAGTGTTTTTTTCATAGTTAGTTATTTGTGGAAACGCATATAACTTCACCTTCGACAATGGCAAAAACCTCATCGTTTTTTGAAGGCTTTAAAACATGCTTCCCCGTAAAGTTACCAAAAGCAGGAAGAATTAAACCGTTAACGGATTTATAAAAACAGGCAAATCGCAAATATTGGCGGCCCACTCCCCGCATGCGAATGCCCGGATGCACATGGCCCGAAAAATTGAAAGTTCCCTTTATTTCAGAGGGATGGTGGGTTAAATGAAAGCCTTCCAATAACAATTCATCAAAAACCTTCACCCCCAAATCTTCATACAAATACTGCGGAATTATATCATGGTTGCCCGAAATAAGAATCACTTCAGCTTTTGTGTATTCCACCCATTTTTCAAAATCCTGCCATTCCTCATTAATTTTACTGTGAAAAAGATCCCCCAAAAAACAAATGGTTTTTGGTTCAAAATGATTTGAAATTTCAGTGAGTTTTTCCAGATTTTGAAATGCCGCATTGGCGGGAACGGGCGCGCCGTGCTTTCTGAAATGGGCCACCTTTCCCAAGTGCACATCGGCTATCAGCAGCATTTTTTTTTCTTCCCAAAAAATGGCTCCGCTGGGGTGAAGGGTAAATTGGTGGGAGTTTATTTGTATTTGCTTCATCTGGTTGCAAAGATAAAACAACCCAAAGACTTCAAAAATTCTTAGTTCTTCTCCAATTGCAACGTCATCCTTTTTATTCTATCCGCCAATTTTTCTGAAGAAAGCTTTGCCCGTAATCCGTCGGTAATTATCGGGAAGCTGAAGGGCGTGGCCTTTTCGCACTGTTTCCAAATAATATTTTGTGAATTGATGCGTTCCAAAGCCAACCGCAGCCGACCTTCCTCCAATTGATGCTCAAAAGTTTCGCGATAGGCTTGCAGATACAAAAGATTGTTGGGTTCGTAATCGCGGAACACGTCAAACAAAAGTTGGCTGCTGCTTTGCAAATGTTTCGTTTTGATTATTTTATTTGGATAACCTTGAAAAACCATTCCGCTAATCACCGCGATATCACGAAATTTTCGGCGGGCAAGTTCGGTGTAATTCAAACTTTTTTGAAGATCGTCGTAAAGATATTCCGCTGAAAAAAGGTTATTGTCCAAAACAGTTTGAATGTCCAAATATTGATCGCTCAACAGTTCAAAACCATAATCGTTATAAGCCAACGAAAATGAAATAGGCGACAGCAAACTGATGCGGTACGCCAACAGACTGCTCATTGCCTCGTGCACAAACCGTCCTTCGAATGGATAAAAAAGTGCGTGATAGCCCTCTCGGGTTTTGAAGGTTTCAATCAAAAATTCGTCCTCGCCGGGGACGATGCTTTCCTTTTCCTGTCTGTTAAATATATCGCTCAGCGCCTTTAATTCCGGAGTGTTTCGTTTGTGATCGGCTTCGCTCTGCATTTCTTCCCGAAGAATTTTACTCATTTGTGAAGAAAGTGGCAAACGCCCACCCAAAAAGCTGGCTACTTTTCCAGATTTTTTGGTCGATTTTCGAACCTGTGCCTGCATTTGCCGCAATCGAACCAATTCCAAAGTGCGACCTGCAAATACAAAACTATCGCCGATTTTCAATTTGCTGATAAACCATTCCTCAATGGTGCCGATAAAACCACCCGTTACATATTTTACGTGCATCATTGAGTCGCTCACAATTGTGCCGATACTCAAGCGGTGCATCATTGCAATCTGTCTGCTTTCAACCTTAAAAAGGCCTTCGGGTGTAACCTCCACTTTTTTGTATTCTTCGTAAGCTTGCAAACTTTGGCTTCCGAGAGTGATAAAATTGAGGCACCATTTCCATTGTTCCTCGGTAATTCCCTGAAAACAGAAGGTTTGTTGAATTTCGGGGAAAATGTCCTTCGGGAAAAATCCGTTGCCCACTGCGAGTGTAACCAAATACTGAATAAGCACATCGAAACTGAGCAAATACGGCATTCTATCTTCCACAACTTCTTCTTTTACGGCTCTTTTTAAAGCTGAAGCTTCCAGCAATTCCAGAGCGTGCGTGGGCAAAAAATAAATCACAGATGGTTCGCCGGGCCGGTGGTTGCTACGTCCTGCCCGTTGCAGAAATTTTGCCACGCCTTTCGGTCCACCGATTTGGATAACCGTTTCAACCGGTGCAAAATCGACCCCCAAATCCAAACTAGAAGTGGCAACAACTGCAGTCAACGATTCATTGCGGATGGCCTGCTCCACCCACAGTCGGGTGTCTTTGCCGATGCTGCCGTGGTGCATTGCTATTTCGCCAGCAAATTCTGGATGCTTCTCCAATATTTTCTGAAACCAAACCTCACATTGCCCTCGGGTATTCGTAAAAATAAGAGTGGTTTTACTGGCTTTTATTATGGGAATTATTTCTTCCAAAAGGTGCAAACCCAAATGTCCACGCCAGGGAAAGGTTTCCATTTTCTTCGGAATTATCGAACGTACTTCAATCTTTTTTTTCTGATTGGCCTTAATTAAAACGGCATTTTTTCTGAATTCCGGATCCATTCCCAACAGTACATCCTGCGCCTCTTCGAGATTTCCGATAGTGGCCGAAATACCCCAAATTCTCAAATCTTTTGAAACGGTTTTCAGTCGCGAAAGTGCCAACTCCATTTGTACGCCACGCTTGCTTCCCAAAAGTTCGTGCCATTCGTCTACCACAATAGCCGTGAGGGTTTTGAAGATTTTATCATACCCTTTTGAAGCCAATAAAAGCATCAAGCTCTCGGGGGTTGTAATCAACAAATCGGGCATTTGTCGCTTTTGTTTTGCACGTTCGCTCTGCGGGGTATCTCCGGTACGGATACCAACCGTTAAACCAGTTCCCAAATCATCGGCAAACCGTTGCGCCGCTTGGTGTATTTCAACCGAAAGTGCACGCAGGGGTGTTATCCATATTGCCTTCAGCCCTTTTTGATGTTTCGTTTTGTAATCTGGATTTTCCTTTAAATATTGAAGCACAATCGGCACCCAAAGGGCGTATGTTTTTCCGCTTCCCGTAGGTGCATTTAATAATCCATGCTTGCCATCCAAAAATGCTTTCCAGGTTTGTTTTTGAAATGGAAAAGACTTCCAATTTTTTGATTGAAACCAATCCTCTGCAATTTTAATGAGTTCCGATTGTTTCATTTTGGGATAAGCGCTTTTAAATCCGATAAGGTATTTGCTTCTTCAATCGGCTTATCTTTTCGCCAACGAAGAATCCGCGGAAAACGGGTGGCAATACCACTTTTATGGCGACTACTTTCAGCGATTCCTTCAAAGGCGATTTCAAAAACATGTTGTGGGGTTACGCTTCGCACGGGGCCAAAACGTTCCAAGGTATTTCGTTTTATCCAGGCATCTACCTGCCGGAATTCCGCATCGGTCAATCCGGAATATGCTTTTGCGAATGTGACCAATTCGCCTTCATCCCAAAGCGCAAAGGTGTAATCTGTATAAAGGTTTGCGCGTCTTCCGTGGCCACGCATCGCGTAGGTTAAAACAGCATCAATGGTGAAAGGATCGATTTTCCATTTCCACCAATCCCCTTTTTTTCTTCCTACCAAATAGGGCGAATCCTTTCGTTTCAACATTAAACCTTCGCTTCTTTTTTCACGGGAAAGATCGCGTTCGGCGGCAGCTTCTTCCCATGTTTCAAAATTCATTGTTTCGCTTAAATAGATTCCAACTTCCTCGGAATTTATTTTTTGGATCATTCCGTCCAAAATCTCTCTTCTTTCCGAAAAAGGTTTTTGCCGAATATCCTCTCCTTTCCATTCCAACAAGTCGTATGCATTAAGAATTACCGGTGTTTTTTTCAGAAGTGCTTTGGAAATATTTTTTCTTCCAATCCGGGTTTGAAGGGCATTGAAATTGCCAATTTCCCCTTTTCCAAAGGGAAGAATTTCGCCATCTATAACAGTTCCGTTGGGAATGGCTTTCAGAAAATTTTGAAACTCGGGATATTTATCGGTCACCAATTCCTCGCCGCGGGACCACACGAAAACCTCATCGTTTCTAATAATAACCTGACTTCGGATGCCGTCCCATTTATGCTCAAAACTCCAATCTGAAATCGGGCCCAAATCCTCCTGAAAATTGTCCTCAACCGCATAAGCCAAATAAAACGGATAGGGTTTGCTGAGATAATCTTCATCATTTTGCTCGAGAATCAGCTTTTTATAGGTTGTTTTTTCGGGCGTCCAATCGCCCATTAATTTGTACGCCAAAATATCTTCATCTATTCCCGTAGCTTTTGAAAGTGCGCGGGTCATCAGTTTTTGGCTTACGCCGATTCTAAAACTTCCGGTCAATATTTTGTTGAAAACAAAACGCTCAAAATAATTCAGCGGCAACCAATTGTCGTGCAGATATTTCTTTTTTTCTTCTTCGGGAAGCGTACGCAGTTCAATAATTTCTGAAACAAATTCTGCAAGGGATTTGTCGGAATGTTCTTCCGAAGTGGGCAAAATCAGCGCAATCGTTTCCGCCAAATCACCAACAATGTGATAGCTTTCCTCAAAAAGCCAAAGCGGAATACCGCTGATTTCCGTAGCCCAAAGTCGGAGAAGCGTTGTATTAACGGGACGTTTTGGCCGACGATGTGAAAGGATGGCGATGGTCCAAAGTTTATCGGCTTCATTTGCATTTTGGAAATACTCCGTTAGCGCGGCTACTTTTTCATTGGTTTTATTGGTGCTGTCGAGTTTTTTTATGAGTTGGGCAAAGTCTTTCACGGCTTAATCTTCATTTTCAATTTTCTTTTCAATTTCGGCGCTTTCTTCCTCGTATTGGGTTTTTTCGGTGCGGGCGTCGTAACCTAATTCTTCTCGTAAATATTTCGCGAAAATGTCTGTATAACCGTGTGTTGCGATTACTTTTTCGCAACCCGTGGCATCAATCGCCGAAAGCAAACCTTCCCAATCGGCGTGGTCGCTGAGTACAAATCCGCGGTCAATGGCCCTTCTTCTGCGTGCGCCTCGAAAGGTCATCCACCCGCTGGCGGAAGCGGTCACAAAAGGTACAAATCTTCTAATCCAAGTACTCCCGTGCGCACTCGGTGGCGCCACTATTATATTTCCTTTTATTTCCTCTTTGGGAGTTTCCCTGGTAATTAAAGTAGTTTCGGGCAATTCGTAAAATGGTCGCACCACTTCGGTCATATTTTCAACTGCACCGTGGGTGTATATTCTTCCGATGGAAGTATCGAGATTCTTCAGCAAACGCTGGGCTTTTCCCAAACTATAACCAAATAGAATTGATGTTCGGCCTTCACTTTTATTGGTAGCCCACCAATTATTTATATCCTTAAAAACTTCCGCTTGCGGCTCCCATTTAAAGGCCGGCAAGCCAAAAGTGCATTCCGTGATAAAAGTGTGGCATTTTACGGGTTCATAGATTTCAGCGAGACCGTCATCTTCGGTTTTGAAATCGCCCGTAAAGACCCAGACTTCACCTTTATATTCCACACGAACCTGCGACGAGGCAATAATATGGCCGGCTGGATGGAGCGAAAATTTTACTCCGTTAATGGTGAAAGATTCGTTCCATTCCTTCCCGGTAACTGCAATATCGCCCAACCGATGCTTTATAATGGGAACATTGTTATGGTGCGTTATGTACTTTTTATGCCCCCCCCGGCTATGGTCTGCGTGGCCGTGGGTAACGATGCATTTATCGACCGGACGCCAAGCGTCAATGTAAACGTTGGCCTTTTCGCAATAGATTCCTTTCTCATTAAAAGATAAAAGTGGTTCTCTCATATTTTTAAGTAGTGCTTTAAAAATACTGAAAGCTTGCATTGCTTCATTTATAATTAAGAAAAGTTTAGGGTGAACTGCTTAAAAGAGTAGTAGAAAAAACATGAACATAATACTTCGCTTTGCCCGCAATTCGTTTTATATTTGCACAATAAAATCAAATTATGTCATTTACAGATCTTTTTGAAAGTGGGGAACATTCCCGAAATTTAGGGCATTTTGCTTCTATTGCAAATATTGCTTCAGTTGATGGTGAAATTAATTCCGAAGAGGAAAAAATGTTGAAGCGTTTCGCGCGCAAGTTGGATATTGAACAAGAAGAATATGAAGCAGTGCTTAAAAATCCTTCAAAATACCCGATCAATCCACCTAATGATGCGGAAAGGCGGTTAGAGCGTATCCACGATTTGTTTGAAATGATTTTTGCCGATCATGAAATTGATGACCACGAACGTTTTTTAATTGAAAAGTACGCCATTGGCCTTGGCTATTCTGCTGAAATTGCGCAAGATTTAATTAAAAGATCAATTGCAATATACAGTGGTGGTTTAAGCCTTGAGGATTACCGTTATTTACTTAATAGAAAAGATTAATTCTTTTTTACGAACTTAGAAACCCGTGGTGAAAGCTTCGGGTTTTTTATTTTGCATTTTTCATAAATTCTTCAGCCTTTTCCACCATTTTTTTGCTTCCCGTGAAAAAGGGCACGCGTTGGTGCAGTGTTGTAGGCTGAATATCAAGAATTCTTTCAAAACCATTGCTGGCCTTACCTCCCGCCTGTTCGGCAATCATCGCCATTGGGTTGCATTCATACAATAGCCGCAGTTTTCCGTTTGGATCTTTGGACGTATTGGGATAAATATAGATGCCGCCCTTAATCATATTTCGATGAAAATCTGAAACCAACGATCCTATATAACGAGAAGTGTACGGACGGTCTTCCTCTTCCTTTTGGCAATATTTTATATAATCCTTTACGCCTTGGGGAAAATGGACGTAATTCCCTTCGTTAACCGAATAAATATTTCCGTTTTCCGGAAATTTCATATTTGGGTGGGAAAGATAATACGTACCTATCGCAGGGTTCAGTGTAAAGCCATTTACGCCGTGTCCGGTTGTATAAACAATCATGGTTGAGGTACCGTAAACAATATAACCCGCAGCTACTTGATTGCTTCCGGGCTGAAGAAAATCCTCAATGGTAACGGGTGTTCCCTCGGGTGTGATTCTTCTATAAATTGAAAAAATAGTTCCCACGGAAACGTTTACGTCAATGTTTGAGGAACCGTCCAGTGGGTCCATCAACACCACATATTTATTATCGTTTTTTTCGTTCCGTCCTTTAATAGTTATAAAGTGGTCTTCCTCCTCACTGGCAATTCCACAGACAATCTCACGGTTGGTGAGCGTATTTATAAAAACTTCATTCGCAAAAACATCTAGCTTTTGCTGGTCTTCGCCCTGTACGTTCGTATCGCCAGCGGCACCCAAAATATCTACTAAACCGGCTTTGTTTACCTTGTGATTTACAACTTTTGCTGCTAAACGGATTGAATTTATTAATCGGGAAAGTTCGCCAGAAGAGTATTTGAATTCGCTTTGGTTTTCAATTATAAACTCGCCAAGCGATTGATTTATTTTTGCCATGGGGTTGAAGATATCCTGAATTTGAAGCAAATATCGGGATTTTTAAGAAATTGAACCGATATTTGCAAGGCTAATTAATTTTTGAAATGATGAAAGTAAGAGAAGCCGTAAAAGAAGACATGCCACAAGTATTGGAACTCATAAAAGAGCTTGCTATTTTTGAGAAGGAACCCGATGCAGTTGAAATTTCAGTGGCAGATTTGGAACGCGAAGGTTTTGGCGAAAACCCGCTTTTTACTTGCTTTGTTGCAGAATTTGATGATGAAATTGTTGGCGCGGCCTTGGTATATTTCCGCTTTTCAACTTGGAAAGGCAGGACGCTCCATTTGGAAGATTTAATTGTAAAAGAAGCCCAGCGCGGCAAGGGAATAGGTGAGGCACTCTACAAACAAGTGATGCGGTTTGCTTATGATCGCGGCCTAAAACGCGTAGCATGGGATGTTTTGGATTGGAACAAAGGCGCAATACGTTTTTATGAACGAAGCGGCGCCCATATCGTGAAAGATTGGCGCGTGGTACATATGGATGAAAAGGGCCTGAAAAATTATATAAATTCATAAAATAAATTCTGGATGAAAATCTTCAAATTTGGTGGTGCGTCCACTAAAGATGCCGATAGCGTAAAAAATGTAGTTTCGGTAATTTCCCAAACGGGAGAGAAAAATTTGGTGATCGTGGTTTCCGCCATGGGCAAGACAACCAATGCTTTGGAAGAGGTAATAAAGGAGTACTTTTCGGAATCTGGCGATGTAAAAAATGCTTTACGGACTGTTTACGACTTTCATCACGAAATTTTGAACGGGCTGTTTTCTTCTACTTCACACCCTGCTTTTGTTGATTTGGACAAAACTTTTAAAGAACTGAAGCGCTTTTTGGAAACCAACAAATCCAAAAACCATGCTTTTGTTTACGACCAAGTTGTTTCCTTCGGAGAACTGATTTCTTCAAAAATAGTTTCAGCATACTTTTCCGAAAACGGAATACACACTACGTGGCTCGATGTGCGCCAGTGCATAAAAACTGATGCAAATTACCGCGATGCGAACGTTGATTGGGAGAAAACCCAAGAGAATATTTCTGAAAAAGTCAGCAAAACAGGAATTACCCTAACACAGGGTTTTTTGGGTTCGGAAACCTCGAATAACTTTACCACGACGCTTGGCAGGGAAGGTAGTGATTACACCGCGGCAATTTTTGCCTATTGTTTGAATGCTGAAAGTGTAACTATTTGGAAAGACGTGCCCGGCGTTTTAAATGCTGACCCCCGTTATTTTTCGGAAACTATGCTGCTAAATCACATTAGTTATCGAGAAGCAATTGAGCTTGCTTTTTACGGCGCCTCGGTAATTCACCCCAAAACACTTCAACCATTGCAGCAAAAGGAAATTCCGCTTTTTGTGAAATCATTTTTAAACCCAACTGCTCCCGGAACCTGCGTGGGTAAAGGCGTAACGCTCGACCCACAAACTTCATGTTTTATTCTAAAAAAGGATTTGGTGCTCATTTCACTTTCTTCATTGGACTTTTCTTTTATGATGGAAGACAACATCGGCGACGTTTTTAAATGGCTTCACAAGCACAAAATGAAGGTTGAAATGATACAGAATTCGGCCATCAGTTTTTCGGTGTGTGTGAACGACAAATTCAACAATTTGGAGGCATTGTTGGCTAAGCTTCGCGAAAAATTCAGTGTGAAATGGAACGAAAATGTAACGCTATACACCATTCGCCATTTTAACCCCACTGAAGTAAAAGCACTTGCGGAAAATAAAAATGTGCTTTTGAAGCAGGAAAGCAAGGAGACGGTGCAGTTGGTTATTAAGGAATAGTATCGTTTGCATTCGTTATATTTGTTGAACACAAACAACCAAAACATTTCATGGGATTAGTCAATGCTAAGGAAGTTGCAAAAGCAATAAACGTCGATAAATTTGGCTTTCTGGGCACGTTTATGGGCTGGTCATTGATGAAAGTTTTAAACATTACCACCCTCAACAAAATTTACGACAAAAACAAGCATCTACACGATCTAGAATTCATCAATGCGTTGATTGAAGAATTTGAAATAAAGTTTGAAATACCGGAGGAAGACCTACGAAGAATACCAAAAACAGGGGCTTTCATAACTATTTCCAACCATCCCTTGGGAGGCATAGACGGTATATTGCTACTAAAATTATTGTTAGAGCATCGTCCCGATTTCAAAATTGTCGCCAATTTTCTTTTGCACAGAATTGAACCACTGAAACCTTACGTAATGCCCGTAAATCCTTTTGAGGACAGAAAGGATGTAAAATCGAGTATCATCGGTTTTAAATCTGCGCTGAAACATTTACAGGAAGGCCATCCATTGGGAATTTTTCCCGCAGGAGAGGTTTCAACCTACCGGGACGGAAAATTATTGGTTGATAAGCCTTGGGAAGAAGCTGCAATGAAGTTGGTAAAAAAAGCCGAGGTGCCCGTGGTGCCTATCTATTTTCACGCTAAGAACAGCAAGCTTTTCTATCGCTTGGCCAAAATGAGCGATACGCTTCGCACTGCCAAGTTGCCTTCGGAATTGCTCACGCAAAAAGAACGGTTGATAAAAGTACGGATTGGCAACGCCATTTCTGTGGAAGACCAAAAAGAACACGAGTCGTTGCCCATTTTTACTGAATTTCTTCGGAAGAAAACTTATATGCTTTCCAATGCTTTTCAGAAGAAAAAGTTACTGGACAACATCCCGAAAACGCTGAAATTCCCGAAACCGCCAAAGAAGATCGCTGGACCCATTCCATTAAAAGCCATGGAAGCGGAAATAGAAAAATTGCGCGAAAACGATAAGCGACTGCTTGTAAGCAAAAATTATGAAGTGTTTTTGGCTGAGGCAAATTCAGTTCCGTACATTTTGCAGGAAATAGGGAGGCTACGCGAAATCACCTTCCGCGAAGTGGGCGAAGGCACGAACAACAGCACCGACCTGGATAAATTTGACAGCTACTACCACCACATGTTTTTGTGGGATAACGATGCACGAAAAATGGCGGGAGCTTATAGAATGGGGCTTGGTTCAGAGATTTTTCCACGTTTTGGGATAGACGGTTTCTATCTTCAAGATCTCTTTCGTTTCGAGCCCGAACTGTATGAAATGATGAGCAAATCTATCGAGATGGGTCGCGCTTTCATCATAAAGGAATACCAACTGCGCCCTATGCCGCTTTTCCTTCTTTGGAAAGGAATTGTACACACCACGCTTCGCTATCCCGAACACCGTTATTTAATTGGCGGGGTGAGTATTAGCAACAAGTTTTCGGAATTCTCCAAAAGTTTGATGATTGAGTTTATGAAATCGAATTATTACGATCCGTATGTGGCTCAGTACATCAATCCGAAAAAAGAAT
The Aequorivita iocasae genome window above contains:
- a CDS encoding aspartate kinase, whose product is MKIFKFGGASTKDADSVKNVVSVISQTGEKNLVIVVSAMGKTTNALEEVIKEYFSESGDVKNALRTVYDFHHEILNGLFSSTSHPAFVDLDKTFKELKRFLETNKSKNHAFVYDQVVSFGELISSKIVSAYFSENGIHTTWLDVRQCIKTDANYRDANVDWEKTQENISEKVSKTGITLTQGFLGSETSNNFTTTLGREGSDYTAAIFAYCLNAESVTIWKDVPGVLNADPRYFSETMLLNHISYREAIELAFYGASVIHPKTLQPLQQKEIPLFVKSFLNPTAPGTCVGKGVTLDPQTSCFILKKDLVLISLSSLDFSFMMEDNIGDVFKWLHKHKMKVEMIQNSAISFSVCVNDKFNNLEALLAKLREKFSVKWNENVTLYTIRHFNPTEVKALAENKNVLLKQESKETVQLVIKE
- a CDS encoding GNAT family N-acetyltransferase — translated: MKVREAVKEDMPQVLELIKELAIFEKEPDAVEISVADLEREGFGENPLFTCFVAEFDDEIVGAALVYFRFSTWKGRTLHLEDLIVKEAQRGKGIGEALYKQVMRFAYDRGLKRVAWDVLDWNKGAIRFYERSGAHIVKDWRVVHMDEKGLKNYINS
- a CDS encoding GNAT family N-acyltransferase, with product MGLVNAKEVAKAINVDKFGFLGTFMGWSLMKVLNITTLNKIYDKNKHLHDLEFINALIEEFEIKFEIPEEDLRRIPKTGAFITISNHPLGGIDGILLLKLLLEHRPDFKIVANFLLHRIEPLKPYVMPVNPFEDRKDVKSSIIGFKSALKHLQEGHPLGIFPAGEVSTYRDGKLLVDKPWEEAAMKLVKKAEVPVVPIYFHAKNSKLFYRLAKMSDTLRTAKLPSELLTQKERLIKVRIGNAISVEDQKEHESLPIFTEFLRKKTYMLSNAFQKKKLLDNIPKTLKFPKPPKKIAGPIPLKAMEAEIEKLRENDKRLLVSKNYEVFLAEANSVPYILQEIGRLREITFREVGEGTNNSTDLDKFDSYYHHMFLWDNDARKMAGAYRMGLGSEIFPRFGIDGFYLQDLFRFEPELYEMMSKSIEMGRAFIIKEYQLRPMPLFLLWKGIVHTTLRYPEHRYLIGGVSISNKFSEFSKSLMIEFMKSNYYDPYVAQYINPKKEYKVKLKDADKDFIFDESEADLNKFDKIIDEVEPGSLRLPVLIKKYIKQNAKVVAFNVDPLFNNAVDGLMYIRIADLPESTVKPVMEEFQAELEKKYSDKNGDSADTETSNEKVNPD